A portion of the Pseudomonas protegens CHA0 genome contains these proteins:
- a CDS encoding dihydrolipoamide acetyltransferase family protein — translation MGTHVIKMPDIGEGIAEVELAQWHVKVGDQVVEDQVLADVMTDKAMVDIPSPVHGKVISLGGEPGEVMAVGSILISIEVEGAGNLKESAQAAAPAAKEPAAINKPVAAAPVAQAPKAEKTVASPAAACRPAPQAPVAREADERPLASPAVRKHALDLGVQLRLVQGSGPAGRILHEDLDAYLAQDSQPLKGYSAPGAGYAERHDEEQIQVIGMRRKIAQRMQESKHRAAHFSYVEEVDVTALEELRIHLNEKHGATRGKLTLLPFLVRAMVVALRDFPQINARYDDEAQVITRHGAVHVGVATQSDVGLMVPVVRHAEARSLWGNAEEIARLAQAARSGKAARDELSGSTITLTSLGALGGIVSTPVLNLPEVAIVGVNRIVERPMVIKGQIVIRKMMNLSSSFDHRVVDGMDAAQFIQAIRGLLEQPATLFVE, via the coding sequence ATGGGCACGCACGTTATCAAGATGCCGGACATCGGCGAAGGCATCGCGGAAGTTGAACTGGCGCAGTGGCACGTCAAGGTCGGCGATCAGGTAGTGGAAGATCAGGTTCTGGCAGACGTGATGACCGACAAGGCGATGGTCGACATCCCCTCCCCGGTGCACGGCAAGGTCATCTCCCTGGGCGGCGAGCCCGGTGAAGTGATGGCGGTGGGCAGCATCCTCATCAGCATCGAGGTCGAAGGCGCGGGCAACCTCAAGGAATCCGCCCAGGCAGCCGCACCGGCGGCAAAAGAGCCGGCAGCTATTAATAAGCCCGTGGCCGCCGCGCCAGTGGCCCAAGCCCCCAAAGCGGAAAAAACCGTCGCCAGTCCAGCAGCAGCCTGCCGCCCAGCGCCCCAGGCACCGGTGGCCCGGGAAGCCGACGAGCGTCCGCTGGCCTCGCCGGCGGTACGCAAGCACGCCCTGGACCTGGGCGTCCAGCTGCGCCTGGTGCAAGGCAGCGGCCCGGCCGGGCGCATCCTGCACGAAGACCTGGACGCCTACCTGGCCCAGGACAGCCAGCCGCTCAAGGGTTACTCGGCGCCAGGGGCCGGCTATGCCGAGCGCCATGATGAAGAGCAGATCCAGGTCATTGGCATGCGCCGCAAGATCGCCCAGCGCATGCAGGAGTCCAAGCATCGCGCCGCGCACTTCAGCTATGTCGAGGAAGTGGACGTCACCGCCCTGGAAGAGCTGCGCATCCACCTCAATGAAAAGCACGGCGCCACCCGCGGCAAGCTGACCCTGCTGCCGTTCCTGGTGCGGGCCATGGTCGTCGCCCTGCGCGACTTCCCGCAGATCAACGCCCGCTATGACGACGAAGCCCAGGTCATCACCCGCCACGGCGCGGTGCATGTCGGGGTCGCCACCCAGAGCGACGTCGGCCTGATGGTACCGGTGGTGCGCCACGCCGAGGCCCGCAGCCTGTGGGGCAACGCCGAGGAAATCGCGCGCCTGGCCCAGGCCGCTCGCAGCGGCAAGGCCGCCCGGGATGAACTGTCCGGTTCCACCATCACCCTCACCAGCCTCGGCGCGCTGGGGGGGATCGTCAGCACGCCGGTGCTGAACCTGCCGGAAGTGGCGATTGTCGGGGTCAACCGCATCGTCGAGCGGCCCATGGTGATCAAGGGCCAGATCGTGATCCGCAAGATGATGAACCTCTCCAGCTCCTTCGATCATCGGGTGGTCGACGGCATGGACGCTGCGCAATTCATCCAGGCCATTCGCGGCCTGCTCGAACAACCCGCCACGCTGTTTGTGGAGTAA
- a CDS encoding alpha-ketoacid dehydrogenase subunit beta has translation MNDHNNNIQLDTAMTTTTMTMIQALRSAMDVMLERDDNVVVFGQDVGYFGGVFRCTEGLQAKYGTSRVFDAPISESGIVGAAIGMGAYGLRPVAEIQFADYVYPASDQIISEAARLRYRSAGQFTAPMTLRMPCGGGIYGGQTHSQSIEAMFTQVCGLRTVMPSNPYDAKGLLIASIENDDPVIFLEPKRLYNGPFDGHHDRPVTPWSKHPAAQVPDGYYKVPLDVAAIARPGKDVTILTYGTTVYVSQVAAEETGIDAEVIDLRSLWPLDLDTIVKSVKKTGRCVVVHEATRTCGFGAELVSLVQEHCFHHLEAPIERVTGWDTPYPHAQEWAYFPGPSRVGAALQRVMEV, from the coding sequence ATGAACGATCACAACAACAATATCCAGCTGGACACCGCCATGACCACCACCACCATGACCATGATCCAGGCCCTGCGCTCGGCTATGGATGTGATGCTCGAGCGTGACGACAACGTCGTGGTGTTCGGCCAGGACGTGGGCTACTTCGGCGGCGTGTTCCGCTGCACCGAAGGCCTGCAGGCCAAATACGGCACCTCGCGGGTGTTCGACGCGCCGATCTCGGAAAGCGGCATCGTCGGCGCGGCCATCGGCATGGGCGCCTACGGCCTGCGCCCGGTGGCGGAAATCCAGTTCGCCGACTACGTCTACCCGGCCTCGGACCAGATCATTTCCGAAGCCGCGCGCCTGCGCTATCGCTCCGCCGGCCAGTTCACCGCGCCCATGACCCTGCGCATGCCTTGCGGCGGCGGCATCTACGGCGGGCAGACCCATAGCCAGAGCATCGAGGCGATGTTTACCCAGGTCTGCGGCCTGCGCACCGTGATGCCGTCCAACCCCTACGACGCCAAGGGCCTGTTGATCGCCTCCATCGAGAACGATGACCCGGTGATCTTCCTCGAACCCAAGCGCCTGTATAACGGCCCCTTCGACGGCCACCACGATCGCCCGGTAACCCCCTGGTCGAAACACCCGGCGGCCCAGGTGCCGGACGGCTACTACAAGGTCCCCCTGGACGTGGCGGCCATCGCCCGCCCGGGCAAGGACGTGACCATCCTCACCTACGGCACCACCGTCTATGTGTCGCAAGTGGCGGCCGAGGAAACCGGCATCGACGCCGAGGTCATCGACCTGCGCAGCCTGTGGCCCCTGGACCTGGACACCATCGTCAAGTCGGTGAAGAAGACCGGCCGTTGCGTGGTGGTGCATGAAGCCACCCGCACCTGCGGTTTCGGCGCCGAACTGGTGTCGCTGGTGCAGGAACACTGCTTCCACCACCTGGAAGCCCCGATCGAGCGCGTCACCGGTTGGGATACGCCGTATCCCCACGCGCAGGAGTGGGCATATTTCCCAGGGCCGTCCCGAGTGGGCGCGGCGCTGCAACGGGTCATGGAGGTCTGA
- a CDS encoding 3-methyl-2-oxobutanoate dehydrogenase (2-methylpropanoyl-transferring) subunit alpha, with protein sequence MTPAYAPLRLHVPEPSGRPGCKTDFTYLRLNDAGLARKPPIDIEPADCADLARGLIRVLDDQGNALGDWAADVPVEILRQGMRAMLKTRIFDNRMVVAQRQKKMSFYMQSLGEEAIGSAQALALNLDDMCFPTYRQQSILMAREVPLVEMICQLLSNERDPLKGRQLPIMYSVKESGFFTISGNLATQFVQGVGWGMASAIKGDTKIASAWIGDGATAESDFHTALTFAHVYRAPVILNVVNNQWAISTFQAIAGGEATTFAGRGVGCGIASLRVDGNDFIAVYTASRWAAERARRNLGPTLIEWVTYRAGPHSTSDDPSKYRPADDWSHFPLGDPIARLKQHLIKIGQWSEEEHAAVSAELEAQVIAAQKEAEQYGTLAGGQIPSAATMFEDVYKDMPEHLKRQRQELGI encoded by the coding sequence ATGACCCCAGCGTATGCACCGCTACGCCTGCACGTTCCCGAGCCCTCGGGGCGTCCCGGCTGCAAGACCGACTTCACCTACCTGCGTCTGAACGATGCCGGCCTGGCCCGCAAACCTCCTATCGATATCGAACCTGCCGACTGCGCCGACCTGGCCCGTGGCCTGATCCGCGTGCTCGACGATCAGGGCAACGCCCTGGGCGACTGGGCCGCGGACGTGCCTGTGGAGATCCTCCGCCAGGGCATGCGCGCCATGCTCAAGACGCGGATCTTCGACAACCGCATGGTGGTCGCCCAACGGCAGAAGAAGATGTCCTTCTATATGCAGAGCCTGGGCGAGGAAGCCATCGGCAGTGCCCAGGCCCTGGCGTTGAACCTCGACGACATGTGCTTCCCCACCTACCGCCAGCAAAGCATCCTGATGGCCCGGGAAGTGCCGCTGGTGGAGATGATCTGCCAACTGCTGTCCAACGAGCGCGATCCGCTCAAGGGGCGCCAGCTGCCGATCATGTACTCGGTGAAGGAATCCGGGTTCTTTACTATCTCCGGCAACCTGGCGACCCAGTTCGTGCAGGGCGTGGGCTGGGGCATGGCCTCGGCGATCAAGGGCGATACCAAGATCGCCTCGGCCTGGATCGGCGACGGCGCCACCGCCGAGTCGGACTTCCACACCGCCCTGACCTTCGCCCACGTCTACCGCGCACCGGTGATCCTCAACGTGGTCAACAACCAGTGGGCGATCTCCACCTTCCAGGCCATCGCCGGCGGTGAAGCCACCACCTTCGCCGGACGCGGCGTGGGCTGCGGCATCGCTTCCCTGCGGGTCGACGGCAACGATTTCATCGCCGTCTACACCGCCTCGCGCTGGGCCGCCGAACGTGCCCGCCGCAACCTTGGCCCGACCCTGATCGAGTGGGTCACCTACCGCGCCGGCCCGCACTCCACCTCCGACGACCCGTCCAAGTACCGCCCGGCCGACGACTGGAGCCACTTCCCCCTGGGCGATCCGATTGCCCGCCTCAAGCAGCACCTGATCAAGATCGGCCAGTGGTCCGAAGAGGAACACGCCGCGGTCAGTGCCGAGCTGGAAGCCCAGGTCATCGCCGCCCAGAAGGAAGCCGAGCAGTACGGCACCCTCGCCGGCGGCCAGATCCCCAGCGCCGCGACCATGTTCGAGGATGTCTACAAGGACATGCCCGAGCACCTGAAACGCCAACGCCAGGAACTGGGGATCTGA
- the bkdR gene encoding Bkd operon transcriptional regulator BkdR, protein MRKLDRTDIGILNSLQENARITNADLARSVNLSPTPCFNRVKAMEELGLIREQVTLLDADLLGLHVNVFIHVSLEKQVEEALQHFEEAIADRPEVMECYLMAGDPDYLIRVLVPSIQSLERFMMDFLTKVPGVANIRSSFALKQVRYKTALPLPANGLTLGT, encoded by the coding sequence ATGCGCAAACTGGACCGTACCGATATCGGCATTCTCAACAGTCTTCAGGAGAATGCCCGCATCACCAACGCTGACCTCGCCCGCTCGGTGAATCTTTCGCCCACCCCGTGCTTCAACCGGGTCAAGGCCATGGAGGAGCTGGGGCTGATCCGCGAGCAGGTGACCCTGCTGGATGCCGACCTGTTGGGGTTGCACGTCAATGTGTTCATCCACGTCAGCCTGGAGAAGCAGGTGGAAGAGGCCTTGCAGCACTTCGAGGAGGCCATCGCCGACCGCCCGGAGGTGATGGAGTGCTACCTGATGGCCGGTGATCCGGACTATCTGATCCGGGTGCTGGTGCCCAGCATCCAGTCCCTGGAACGCTTCATGATGGACTTCCTGACCAAGGTCCCCGGGGTGGCCAATATCCGTTCCAGCTTCGCCCTCAAGCAGGTGCGCTACAAGACCGCGCTGCCCTTGCCGGCCAACGGCCTGACCCTGGGCACCTGA
- a CDS encoding HD-GYP domain-containing protein: protein MLKLISVQQLQMGMYIHQFCGSWLDHSFWKAGFVLNSHADLQRLRQSNVSSLWIDSDKGLDLPANPQPSAPAAQPPLKGEAPLRVERAEEIQRALKICAHSKKAVMQMFQEVRMGQAIELVQVDELVHNISSSLLRHPDVLISLARLKTADDYTYMHSVAVCALMVAVARQLELPVEQVHQAGVAGLLHDIGKLTIPDSILNKPEKLSADEFERIKLHPAAGGAILRQNPQLDALVLDVCLHHHEKIDGSGYPHHLAGEQISLFAQMGAVCDVYDAVTSTRPYNRGWDPAEALQRMSGWTGHFGPRVLQALVKCVGIYPVGSLVRLNSGKLAVVLEQNSESLLLPKVKVFFSTRSKMPLPQRVLDLSRLQGEEHIVAREAQEAWDFKQLQQLWSEVPA, encoded by the coding sequence GTGCTCAAACTCATTTCCGTGCAGCAGTTGCAGATGGGCATGTATATCCACCAGTTCTGCGGTTCGTGGCTGGACCATTCGTTCTGGAAAGCCGGCTTCGTGCTCAATAGCCACGCCGACCTGCAGCGCCTGCGCCAGTCCAATGTCAGCAGCCTGTGGATCGACTCGGACAAGGGCCTGGACCTGCCGGCGAACCCACAGCCCAGCGCGCCGGCCGCCCAGCCGCCGCTCAAGGGCGAGGCCCCGCTGCGGGTCGAGCGGGCCGAGGAAATCCAGCGTGCGCTGAAGATCTGCGCCCACTCCAAGAAGGCGGTGATGCAGATGTTCCAGGAGGTGCGCATGGGCCAGGCCATCGAGCTGGTCCAGGTGGACGAGCTGGTGCACAACATCTCCAGCTCGCTGCTGCGCCACCCCGACGTGCTGATCAGCCTGGCCCGGCTCAAGACCGCCGACGACTACACCTACATGCACTCGGTGGCGGTCTGCGCGCTGATGGTGGCGGTGGCCCGGCAACTGGAGCTGCCGGTGGAGCAGGTGCACCAGGCCGGAGTCGCCGGGCTGCTGCATGACATCGGCAAGCTGACCATCCCCGACAGCATCCTCAACAAACCGGAAAAACTCTCCGCCGACGAGTTCGAGCGGATCAAGCTGCACCCTGCCGCCGGTGGTGCCATCCTGCGCCAGAACCCGCAGCTGGACGCGCTGGTGCTGGATGTGTGCCTGCACCATCACGAAAAGATCGACGGCAGCGGCTACCCGCACCACCTGGCGGGGGAGCAGATCAGTCTGTTCGCACAGATGGGTGCGGTCTGCGACGTGTATGACGCCGTGACCTCGACCCGCCCCTACAACCGGGGCTGGGACCCGGCCGAAGCCTTGCAGCGCATGTCCGGCTGGACCGGGCATTTCGGCCCGCGGGTGTTGCAGGCCCTGGTCAAGTGCGTGGGCATCTACCCGGTGGGTTCCCTGGTGCGCCTGAACAGCGGCAAGCTGGCTGTGGTCCTGGAGCAGAACAGCGAGTCGCTGCTGCTGCCCAAGGTCAAGGTGTTCTTTTCCACACGCTCGAAGATGCCCCTGCCGCAACGGGTGCTGGACCTTTCACGGCTGCAGGGCGAGGAACACATCGTCGCCCGGGAAGCGCAAGAGGCCTGGGACTTCAAGCAACTGCAACAGCTGTGGAGCGAAGTCCCGGCCTGA
- a CDS encoding methyl-accepting chemotaxis protein translates to MHAEKYFFTSLQIFHLFGVTVLSRRQGVEKNWRYHSNLQGAFMVTRNMKLTSRALLSFGAICVLLIGLGGLALWKMGQIHDAALDLQTNWLPSVRQATKIESGTLRVRLEALHYATENDAQKAASLDKLGTLKASLAQAIKDYEPLVSSAEEKTTFDQVKRGAQDYLDKLAVLIESSKTNTAQQTSDYINQVTVPLANTLQSAIEALIAINENGAEHSANQAGQQFDTGLTLTSVIIVLAIVLTILIATLFTRSIIRPVLSLLATTQKIAEGDLRAQVDVSGQDELTDLQKSTQAMLDSLKSTIRHIADSSTQLASAAEEMSAITRESNAGIQQQSMETDQAATAVNEMTAAVEEVARNAVSASQSTQASERSAGLGKERVEQTIHSIEKLTGTVEHTRLEMAGLAQQAQDITKVLDVIRAIAEQTNLLALNAAIEAARAGEQGRGFAVVADEVRALAHRTQLSTQEIEQMIQGIQSGSSKAMLSMQQSSEDASQTLAIAHEAGAAIGHITQAISEINERNLMIATASEEQAQVARSVDQNLMSIRDLSLQSSSAASQTSIASSELSSLAVSLNKLVARFSL, encoded by the coding sequence ATGCACGCAGAGAAATATTTTTTTACATCTCTACAGATTTTTCATCTCTTTGGAGTCACAGTGCTATCAAGGCGACAAGGAGTCGAAAAAAATTGGCGGTATCACTCCAACCTGCAAGGTGCCTTTATGGTGACAAGAAACATGAAACTGACTTCCAGGGCGCTACTGAGTTTCGGCGCTATCTGTGTACTGCTGATTGGTCTGGGAGGGCTGGCACTGTGGAAAATGGGACAGATTCACGACGCGGCACTGGATCTGCAAACCAACTGGCTGCCCAGCGTCAGGCAAGCCACGAAAATCGAATCCGGCACCTTGCGCGTGCGCCTGGAAGCACTGCACTACGCCACTGAGAACGATGCCCAGAAAGCCGCTTCCCTGGACAAGCTGGGCACCCTGAAGGCCAGCCTGGCCCAGGCCATCAAGGATTACGAACCGCTGGTTTCCAGCGCCGAGGAAAAAACCACCTTTGATCAGGTCAAGCGCGGCGCCCAGGACTACCTGGACAAGCTGGCGGTGCTGATCGAGAGCAGCAAGACCAACACTGCGCAACAGACCAGCGACTACATCAACCAGGTCACCGTGCCCCTGGCCAATACACTGCAGTCCGCCATCGAGGCACTGATCGCCATCAACGAAAACGGCGCCGAGCACTCCGCCAACCAGGCAGGCCAACAGTTCGACACCGGCCTGACCCTGACCTCGGTGATCATCGTCCTGGCGATTGTCCTGACGATCCTCATCGCCACCCTGTTCACCCGCAGCATCATCCGCCCGGTGCTGTCGCTGCTGGCCACCACCCAGAAGATCGCCGAGGGCGACTTGCGGGCCCAGGTGGACGTCAGCGGCCAGGACGAGCTGACCGACCTGCAGAAATCCACCCAGGCCATGCTCGACAGCCTGAAATCCACCATCCGCCACATCGCCGATTCGTCCACCCAACTGGCTTCCGCGGCCGAGGAAATGAGCGCCATCACCCGCGAGTCCAACGCCGGCATCCAGCAACAGAGCATGGAGACCGACCAGGCCGCCACCGCGGTCAATGAAATGACCGCTGCGGTGGAGGAAGTGGCACGCAACGCGGTGTCCGCCTCGCAATCCACCCAGGCCTCCGAGCGCTCGGCCGGGCTGGGCAAGGAGCGGGTCGAGCAGACCATCCACTCCATCGAGAAACTCACCGGCACCGTGGAACACACCCGGCTGGAAATGGCCGGCCTGGCCCAGCAGGCCCAGGACATCACCAAGGTCCTGGATGTAATCCGCGCCATTGCCGAGCAGACCAACCTGCTGGCCCTGAACGCCGCGATCGAGGCCGCCCGGGCCGGGGAACAGGGCCGCGGCTTCGCCGTGGTGGCCGATGAAGTGCGGGCCCTGGCCCACCGTACCCAGCTCTCGACCCAGGAAATCGAGCAGATGATCCAGGGCATCCAGAGCGGTTCGAGCAAGGCTATGCTGTCTATGCAGCAAAGCAGCGAGGACGCCAGCCAGACCCTGGCCATCGCCCACGAGGCCGGCGCCGCCATCGGTCATATCACCCAGGCCATCAGCGAAATCAACGAACGCAACCTGATGATCGCCACCGCCTCGGAGGAACAGGCCCAGGTGGCACGCTCGGTGGACCAGAACCTGATGAGCATCCGCGACCTGTCGCTGCAAAGCTCGTCCGCCGCCAGCCAGACTTCCATCGCCAGCAGTGAACTGTCGTCACTGGCGGTCAGTCTGAACAAACTGGTGGCACGCTTCTCCCTCTGA
- a CDS encoding DASS family sodium-coupled anion symporter, whose amino-acid sequence MTTPLTTAPTAKAVLPIGLLIAVLAMVAVLLLPLPADLPVAGHRMLAILAFAVVVWISEAVSYEASAIMITALMAFLIGTAPTLQDPSQLYGSSAAIGLALTGFSNSALALVAGALFIAAAMTHTGLDRRIALVTLTRVGTSTRRILIGAIAVTILLSLLVPSATARSACVVPIMMGVIAAFGVDKRSNIAAGLMIVVAQGTSIWNVGIQTAAAQNLLTVGFMDKMLGQRVAWLDWLIAGAPWAVIMSLVLLWLVLKLLPPETDSIPGGKEAVAQSLADIGPMTGPQKRLLAVSVLLLLAWSTEGKLHPFDTTTTTYAGLVILLLPRIGIMTWKDVQSRIPWGTVIVFGVGISLGSALLSTQAGQWLGSQVVAHTGLDQVGPLAVFTILAAFLILIHLGFASATALTSALLPILIAVLQTLPGEFSRLGMTMLLGFVVSYGFILPINAPQNMVCLGTETFNARQFAKVGLLVTLIGYLLMLVFAMTWWKWLGWM is encoded by the coding sequence ATGACTACGCCTCTGACAACGGCGCCCACGGCCAAGGCTGTATTACCGATTGGATTGCTGATCGCCGTGCTGGCAATGGTTGCCGTGCTGCTGTTGCCACTGCCCGCCGACCTGCCGGTGGCGGGGCACCGGATGCTGGCGATCCTGGCCTTTGCCGTGGTGGTGTGGATCAGCGAGGCGGTGTCCTACGAGGCCAGCGCGATCATGATCACCGCCTTGATGGCCTTCCTCATCGGCACCGCGCCGACCCTGCAGGACCCGAGCCAGCTCTATGGCAGCTCGGCGGCCATCGGCCTGGCCCTCACCGGGTTTTCCAATTCGGCCCTGGCCCTGGTGGCCGGTGCCTTGTTCATCGCCGCGGCCATGACCCACACCGGCCTCGACCGGCGCATCGCCCTGGTGACCCTGACCCGGGTCGGCACCAGCACCCGGCGCATCCTCATCGGCGCTATTGCCGTGACCATCCTCCTCAGCCTGCTGGTGCCCAGCGCCACGGCCCGCAGTGCCTGTGTGGTGCCGATCATGATGGGGGTGATTGCCGCGTTCGGCGTCGACAAGCGCTCCAATATCGCCGCCGGGCTGATGATCGTCGTGGCCCAGGGCACCAGCATCTGGAACGTCGGCATCCAGACCGCCGCGGCGCAGAACCTGCTGACCGTGGGCTTCATGGACAAGATGCTCGGCCAGCGCGTGGCCTGGCTCGACTGGCTGATCGCCGGCGCGCCCTGGGCGGTGATCATGTCTTTGGTGCTGCTGTGGCTGGTGCTGAAACTGCTGCCGCCGGAAACCGACAGCATCCCTGGCGGCAAGGAAGCGGTGGCCCAGTCCCTGGCGGACATCGGCCCCATGACCGGGCCGCAGAAACGCCTGCTGGCGGTATCGGTGCTGCTGCTTTTGGCCTGGTCCACCGAAGGCAAGCTGCACCCCTTCGACACCACGACCACCACCTACGCCGGGCTGGTGATACTGCTGCTGCCGCGGATCGGCATCATGACCTGGAAGGATGTGCAGTCGCGCATTCCCTGGGGCACGGTGATCGTCTTCGGGGTCGGCATCAGCCTCGGTTCGGCGCTGCTCAGCACCCAGGCCGGGCAGTGGCTGGGGAGCCAGGTAGTGGCCCATACCGGCCTGGACCAGGTGGGGCCGCTGGCGGTGTTCACGATTCTCGCGGCGTTCCTGATCCTCATCCACCTGGGGTTCGCCAGCGCCACGGCGCTGACCTCGGCCTTGCTGCCGATCCTGATCGCCGTGCTGCAGACCCTGCCGGGTGAGTTCAGCCGCCTGGGCATGACCATGCTCCTGGGCTTTGTGGTCAGCTACGGCTTCATCCTGCCGATCAACGCGCCGCAGAACATGGTCTGCCTGGGTACCGAGACCTTCAATGCCCGGCAGTTCGCCAAGGTCGGGCTGCTGGTGACGCTGATCGGCTACCTGCTGATGCTGGTGTTCGCCATGACCTGGTGGAAATGGCTGGGCTGGATGTAG
- the dapF gene encoding diaminopimelate epimerase translates to MPLNFVKMHANSDDFVLIDARGRTNPITRELARALGDRRRGIGFNQLVVLGDCSDSAAQLTFFNADGSSLDTCGSATRGAADLLMQESGVTSVQVKTARGLQQCLRLEDRSVSVEMGLPSFDWQSIPLVRELDSLHLPLPGTPAACSMGNPHCSFFVDDLAPLDIATLGPQIESDPLFPHKTNVHFIQVIDRQTIRLRIWERNGAIPLGSGSCSCAAAVNGIRRGLLDSPVRVLCDGGPVTVSWDGQGKVRLAGSVTRVFSGSL, encoded by the coding sequence ATGCCCCTGAACTTTGTGAAGATGCACGCCAATAGTGACGACTTCGTGCTGATCGATGCCCGTGGCCGCACCAACCCGATCACCCGCGAGCTGGCCAGGGCCCTGGGGGACCGCCGGCGTGGCATCGGTTTCAATCAGTTGGTGGTGCTCGGCGATTGCAGCGACAGCGCGGCGCAACTGACCTTCTTCAACGCCGATGGTTCCAGCCTGGACACCTGCGGCAGTGCCACCCGGGGCGCCGCCGACCTGCTGATGCAGGAAAGCGGCGTCACCTCGGTGCAGGTGAAAACCGCCCGCGGCCTGCAGCAATGCCTGCGCCTTGAGGATCGGTCGGTGTCGGTGGAAATGGGCCTGCCTTCGTTCGACTGGCAGTCCATCCCCCTGGTCCGAGAGCTGGACAGCCTGCACCTGCCACTGCCGGGAACACCGGCGGCGTGCAGCATGGGCAACCCCCATTGCAGTTTTTTCGTCGACGACCTGGCACCGCTAGACATTGCCACGCTGGGCCCACAGATCGAGAGCGACCCGCTGTTTCCACACAAGACCAATGTGCATTTCATTCAGGTGATCGACCGCCAGACCATCCGCCTGCGCATCTGGGAGCGCAATGGCGCCATCCCCCTGGGTTCCGGCTCCTGCTCCTGCGCAGCGGCAGTCAACGGCATCCGCCGCGGCCTGCTGGACAGCCCGGTGCGGGTGCTGTGCGATGGCGGGCCGGTGACGGTGAGCTGGGACGGCCAAGGCAAGGTGCGCCTGGCCGGCAGCGTGACCCGGGTGTTCAGCGGGTCACTGTGA